acacacatcttcatTTACCTTGTACACAGAGGAAATGCttcactgatgtgtgtgtgtgtgtgtaggatgatCCTGTTACAAATCTGAACAATGCATTTGAAGTGGCAGAGAAATACCTGGACATTCCCAAGATGCTGGATGCAGAAGgtatgagctgtgtgtgtgtgtgtgtgtgtgtgtgtgtgtgtgtgtgtgtgtgcgcgcatgcaGGAACATGGTGTTGGACCctgttaaatgtgtgttgtgtatctTTATAGTTGACGGAGTAAagttgtgtgtgcgtgtgtaggaatagcgtgtgcgtgcgtgggtgtgtgtataaCGTGTGTTTCTCTACAGACATAGTGAACACTGCTCGTCCTGATGAGAAAGCTATAATGACCTATGTGTCCAGTTTCTACCATGCCTTTTCTGGAGCACAGAAGGTACCACCCCCTGACCTTTGACCCCTACGATCAACCTTTGACCCTTAAGCTCTGTCCAGCATggcgttctctctctctctctctctctctctctctctctctctctctctctcctggggTTGCCCTGTTGATTAAATGACAGGACTTTTACTCTTACACTCTGAGGGGGCGGGGCTACTGCAACCACAGGAGCCAATCAGATGCCTCGCTGTGTGTCAGCTGacttcctgaacacacacacacacacacacacacacacacacacacacacacagctgctcgCTGAGCACAGCCTTCAGGTTGCTTGGCTTCACCACCtcccttactctctctctctctctctctctctctctctctctctctctttgtgtgctgtgctgtgctgtagATATCGTTGGTACTCTCAGGCCGGATGAGAAGGCTATAATGACCTACGTCTCCTGCTTCTATCACGCCTTCTCTGGTGCTCAGAAGGTGAGGACCTTTTCCTACCTGTCCTTTGACCTTGACCCCTTTGGAGGTGAAGGTCATGGTCAGGCCTTTGGGCTTTCACTGCAGCTGAACACGCGCTCACTCTGCTTTTACTGTTTCCTCTGAGTTTCCTGTAGAACATCAGTACATTCGTGACACCTAGCAGTCACCCGGTACGGGTTTTTCTCCACTGATGTTCATATTTAGAAATCAGAGAGCCGAAGGCTGATATGTGATGAACATTTATTTGgtcgattttcttttttcctgcttcatctTATAAAATCCAACAGTTCATTAATAAGAGAcgatacaaaacatttttacatgaaacatttattgaactACACAAGTTTCCACCCAGTGCACTTTTCTTCCCAGTCTACATTTACTGTTCCAATCTTCTTCTCGTTCTACATTTACTGTTCCAATCTTCTTCTCGTTCTACATTTACTGTTCCAGTCTTCTTCTCGTTCTACATTTACTGTTCcaatcttcttctctttctacaTTTACTGTTCcaatcttcttctctttctacaTTTACTGTTCCAATCTTCTTCTCGTTCTACATTTACTGTTCcagtcttcttctctttctacaTTTACTGTTCcaatcttcttctctttctacaTTTACTGTTCCAGTCTTCTTCTCGTTCTACATTTACTGTTCcaatcttcttctctttctacaTTTACTGTTCcagtcttcttctctttctacaTTTACTGTTCcagtcttcttctctttctacaTTTACTGTTCcaatcttcttctctttctacaTTTACTGTTCCAATCTTCTTCTCTTCTACATTTACTGTTCCAATCTTCTTCTCGTTCTACATTTACTGTTCCAATCTTCTTCTCGTTCTACATTTACTGTTCCAGTCTTCTTCTCTCTACATTTACTGTTCcaatcttcttctctttctacaTTTACTGTTCCAGTCTTCTTCTCGTTCTACATTTACTGTTCcaatcttcttctctttctacaTTTACTGTTCCAGTCTTCTTCTCGTTCTACATTTACTGTTCCAGTCTTCTTCTCGTTCTACATTTACTGTTCCAATCTTCTTCTCGTTCTACATTTACTGTTCCAATCTTCTTCTCGTTCTACATTTACTGTTCCAATCTTCTTCTCGTTCTACATTTACTGTTCCAATCTTCTTCTCGTTCTACATTTACTGTTCcagtcttcttctctttctacaTGTAGTGTTAGAATGTTAAAGGATGGGAGGGTAAAGTCTGGGACACGACACAGTCAGAGGGGAACAGCTTTAGTTTATTCGGTGTGTTCCGCACCGTTGGCTGGAGTCGGACCGTGTCAGCTGTTTTCAGTTGATTGTGCATGTTGAATCGGAGGTGGAGCTCATCAGTGAGAAAATGAACTCgttttatatattcacagttcCCGCTTTTCAGGTTTTCCTGTTTGGATAcagaatacagactactgccacctgctggtatggtaGAGTTCTGTACTCTCATGCAAGCTCAGAACATACATGTACAGTTTGGTGTATTAGATGCACATGAATATTAATCAGCCTGAATTTGAAGCACAAACGgccaaataattaaaaaaatgattattcGGTCGACCTCTATTAACATCGTCACTCCTCCTCCTGCCCTGGATCCTCTCTTTAAAGGGTGTGGTAAAGGAGTAAAGGGGTGCAATTGGGTTTTATAACCACTAAGACAAACACTTAAAGTACACTCTTAAGTGTGCACTTTTCCCTTCACCACGAGGGCTATTGAGACAGCCTTTATGTAATATCTGCAGGAAACTCATTCTGTCTTCAGTGTTCCTGAGAGCCAGCGTGCATCATGCCTCGGACACGTCCCAAATCACTAATCAGTGTAGTGTAAGCAGTGTGTAAAGCTGGAAACACTAGGTGCGTTTGGGACCGAGCCGGGGGAGAGGTGGAGTCTATGGAGTGTGTGATGGACAtgtggagtgtgtgtctgtaaaggCTTGATGCACTgctgcttctctctctgtgctttatctttaattattattgatttctttGATGTTTTATGTTAATGTTCTTTATTCCAGTTTATTATGAGCTCCTGAAGAGGTCGTCCTTTagcggtacacacacacacacacacacacactcacagcgtGCCATCATCTCCGCCATAATCAGCATGCAGACTCGAAaagcacgcgcacgcacacacacacacacacacacacacacacacacacacacacacacacacacagagtttggGTTTTAGCATCCCACTCCTTCACTAATGCTAATGGTGTTAGCATGTAGCATCACTTACTCTGTTAGCTTTCCTTAGCAACTGGAGTGTTCGCATCATTCAGGAAGTGTTcattagaggtgtgtgtgtgtgtgttccacttAACTCTCTAACAACAATGTTTATAAtatgtctggtgtgtgtgtgtatgtacactgaaacccccacacacacacacacacacacacacacacacacaggcacagtgTGTTAACAGTAAGCAGGTAGTGAGTATACACACTCAGTAGAGTAGATGGACCTGTAGGTCAGGTGTGTTGGCTGCTCTCACTGCAGGTTACTGGTGCACGTGTGTGAGagacacataaaaaaatgacagtCATGAATGAATGTTCTGCTCTCTGATAGGCCGAGACAGCAGCCAATCGTATCTGCAAAGTTCTCGCTGTCAATCAGGAGAACGAGCATCTGATGGAGGACTACGAGAAACTCGCCAGTGAtgtgagttttgtgtgtgtgtgtgtgtgtgtgtgtgtgtgtgtgtgtgtgtgtgtgttgatatgcatttttttatgatgtgtggtgttcctcactgtgtgtatagTTGTTGGAGTGGATCAGGAGGACAATCCCGTGGTTGGAGAACCGAGCTCCAGAGAAGACCATGGTGGAGATGCAGCAGAAGCTGGAGGACTTCAGAGATTATCGCCGGGTTCATAAACCTCCTAAAGTCCAGGAGAAATGTCAGCTGGAGATCAACTTCAACACGCTGCAGACCAAACTGAGGCTCAGCAACCGGCCCGCCTTTATGCCCTCCGAGGGCAAAATGGTGTCTGTAAGTGACTTCAGCTCTACACACAACCCctacacacacccctcacacaatccctacacacacacaccctcacacaatccctacacacacacacacctcacacaatccctacacacacacacacacctcacacatccctacacacacacacaccctcacacaatccctacacacacaccccctcaCAATCCctacacacaccctcacacacacacctcacataatccctacacacacacacacctcacaatccctacacacacacacacaccctcacacaatccctacacacacacacatccctacacacccctcacacacaccctcactgatcctacacacacacacacacaccctcacacagtccctacacacacacacctcactgatccctacacacacacacacacacacatccctacacacacacacctcacacatcctacacacacacacacactcacacaatccctacacacacacaccctcacatcctacacacacacacaccctcactgatcctacacacacacacctacacacacaccctcacacaatccctgcacacacacacaccctcacacaatccctacacacacacacacacacacacacaccctcacatccctacacacacacacacacacacacacctcacacaatcctacacacacacacacacacacccctcacacagtccctacacacacacatacacacacacacacaccctcacacatcctacacacacacccctcacacaatccctacacacacacacccctcacacaatccctacacacacacaccctcacacatccctacacacacacccctcacacaatccctacacacacacacacacacacacacatcacacaatccctacacacacacacacctcacacaatccctacacacacacccctcacacaatcacacacacacacacacacacacaatccctacacacacccctcacacaatccctacacacacccctcacacaatccctacacacacacacacacccctcacacaatccctacacacacacacacacacatccctacacacacactcacacaatccctacacacacactcacacaatcctacacacacctcacaatccctacacacacccctcacactgtttgtgtgtgtgtgtgtgtgtgtttaggataTTAATGGAGCTTGGCATAACCTGGAGGGGGCGGAGAAAGGCTATGAGGAGTGGCTACTGAACGAAATCCGCCGACTCGAGAGACTCGATCATCTCGCTGAGAAATTCCGCCAGAAAGCAGCTATACATGAGAGCTGGACTGAtggtacactcacacactcactctctcacacacactggcacacaCACTGCTATGGAGGAGAACAGAACTgatgctaaacacacacatatacatgagTTAGACATGCACACATAATgatttatggtgtgtgtgtgtaggtaaagAGACCATGCTGAATCAGAAGGACTATGAGACGGCGTCTCTGTCTGAGATTAAAGCGCTGCTGAAGAAACACGAGGCGTTTGAGAGTGACCTCGCTGCTCACCAGGATCGTGTGGAGCAGATCGCTGCCATTGCCCAGGAGctcaagtacacacacacacacacacacacacacacacacacacactggggcTGCAGCTATCAATTATCTTAGTAATTGAGTATTCAaccaattaattattttaattaaagagcaaaactaattatacaagagaaaataagaatcgtctcttaaaatgaacaagtcgTTTggttcctttttagaaaaatctttattgttgaaatttcatacaagaatatctgtggaaactaaacccatttagtgcatttaattgccatattacatcgaaatgcaaaaaaatacataatataaaaatataattacttaaaaaatggTAACTgcactgtatggtgttttagttgaaattatcccaaactttggaaactggCATTGTTCCTGCGTTTTCTGTGTTTATTGTTCAGaatttagcgggtggtgcgtcagtaataatggtctgtggggaacagtgctctgtgtgtaggtAAAGGAAGTAAACAAAGCAATGAGTTAAATTATTTGCctcaatgatttttttgtatttgaattacttTTGTTTCAGCCCTagtacacacgcacacgcacacacacacccaccaagACAGGTATTACATGTGTTCTTACTTAGTGTTTATTGCTGTGTATATAGTAGCTCCCTGAGGTTTGTGTaaggtttgtttttctttgtgtgtgtgttttgtttcagtgAGCTGGACTACTACGACTCTCCGAGTGTGAATGCTCGCTGTCAGAAGATCTGTGAGCAGTGGGATGTGCTGGGAGCACTTACACAGAACCGCAGGGAGTCActtgaggtacacacacacacacacacacacacacacacacacacacacacacatactgtgcaGTGTTATAGGACTGATTTAATAGTGAGCATTATTACACAGACCCCTTTTTTTGAAGTgaagtgtatttatataaaccaCTACACCTGCAGGTGGCGCTGAAGTGCAGTGTTAAACACAGTATGGAGCAGTATCTCTTTATACAGAAGGGCGTGTGTTCATTTTATCTGGAGATGGTTGTGTGTTTTACCACCATGGAAGCATTGTTAAAGGATGTGTAGAtcatactggtgtgtgtgtgtgtgtgtgtgtgtgtgtgtgtgtgtgtgtagaggacaGAGAAGCAGCTGGAGTCGATTGATGAGCTCTATTTGGAGTACGCGAAAAGAGCAGCTCCGTTTAATAACTGGATGGAGGGAGCGATGGAGGATCTGCAGGACATGTTCATAGTGCACAACATCGAGGAGATACAGGTACCACCGCTCAGTCTGTCTCACCCTCATTCTcagtctctctcactgtctgtctgtctcactcgcCCCCTGTCTCACTCgccctgtgtgtgtctgtagggTTTGATCACAGCCCATGAGCAGTTTAAGGCGACCCTCCCGGAGGCCAATAAGGAGCGGGAGGCCATTCAGGCCATTCAGTCCGAGGTGCAGAAGATTGCGCAGTATAACGGCATCAAGCTGAGCGGCACCAACCCCTACACCACCATCACCCCCAACAGCATCGACAGCAAGTGGGACAAGGtcaacacgcgcacacacgcgcgcgcacacgcactTACAGCCAGGGCTTGACACTGCGGCGTGCTgatgagtgtgtggagtgtgtttCTGCGTGCATCCAtgctgatgtttgtgtgtgtgtatatgtgcaggTTCAGCAGCTGGTTCCTCAGCGTGATGAAGCTCTACAAGAGGAACTCAGTCGTCAGCAGTCTAATGATCATCTGAGACGCCAGTTTGCCAACCAGGCGAATATGGTGGGACCCTGGATCCAAAACAACATGGaggtatttacacacacacacacacacacacacacacacacacacacacacacacatatacacatatacacacacacacacagtggtagctcagtggttaaggtgctgggttactgatcagaaggtcaggggttcaagccctggtatcaccaagctgccactcttgggcccttgagcaaggcccttagccctctgTACTCCAGGGGCACCGTTTCATGGCCgaacatagtgtgtgtgtgagtgtgtataatatattggTTCTGTCACATAAATCATTTGCTGGTGGTTCATCACTACTACTAAACATTTACACGTAACTCTGATTTTGGATTCACATCGGCACACATTCACATCAACAGATCattaagtgcgtgtgtgtgtgtgtgtgtgtgtgtgtgtgtgtgtgtgtgtgtaggagatcGGGCGGATATCGATCGAGATGAACGGCACTCTGGAGGATCAGCTGACTCACCTGCGTCAGTACGAGCAGAAGATCATCGAGTACAAACCAAACATTGAGCAGCTCGAGGGAAATCATCAGCTCATCCAGGAGGCACTTATCTTCGACAACAAGTACACTGCTTACACCAtggaggtacacacacacacactcacacacacacttatacactcacatacacactcacatttatacaatcacacatttatacactcacatttatacactcacacacacacatttatacactcacatttatacactcacacatttatacactcacatttatacactcacacatttatacactcacacatttatacactcacatttatacactcacacacatttatacactcacacatttatacactcacacatttatacactcacacatttatacactcacacatttatacactcacatttatacactcacacatttatacactcacatttatacactcacatttatacactcatttatacactcacacatttatacactcacacttatacactcacatttatacaatcacacatttatacactcacatttatacactcacacacacttatacactcacatttatacactcacacacacatttatacactcacatttatacactcacatacacactcacatttatacactcacacatttatacactcacatttatacactcacacacacactcacatttatacactcacatacacactcacatttatacactcacatttatacactcacatttatacactcacacacacactcacatttatacactcacatttatacactcacacacacactcacatttatacactcacatacacactcacatttatacactcacacatttatacactcacacactcacatttatacactcacatttatacactcacacatttatacactcacacacacacacatttatacactcacacacactcacacatttatacactcacacacactcacatttatacactcacacacacacacatttatacactcacatttatacactcacacacacacactcacatttatacactcacatacacactcacatttatacactcacatacacactcacacatttatacattcacatttatacactcacacacacactcacacatttatacactcacatttataca
The genomic region above belongs to Silurus meridionalis isolate SWU-2019-XX chromosome 20, ASM1480568v1, whole genome shotgun sequence and contains:
- the LOC124402737 gene encoding alpha-actinin-4 isoform X1 yields the protein MVDYHAANNPYQYSGQQSYMEQENDWDRDLLLDPAWEKQQRKTFTAWCNSHLRKAGTQIENIEEDFRDGLKLMLLLEVISGERLPKPERGKMRVHKINNVNKALDFIASKGVKLVSIGAEEIVDGNAKMTLGMIWTIILRFAIQDISVEETSAKEGLLLWCQRKTAPYKNVNVQNFHISWKDGLAFNALIHRHRPELINYDKLRKDDPVTNLNNAFEVAEKYLDIPKMLDAEDIVNTARPDEKAIMTYVSSFYHAFSGAQKAETAANRICKVLAVNQENEHLMEDYEKLASDLLEWIRRTIPWLENRAPEKTMVEMQQKLEDFRDYRRVHKPPKVQEKCQLEINFNTLQTKLRLSNRPAFMPSEGKMVSDINGAWHNLEGAEKGYEEWLLNEIRRLERLDHLAEKFRQKAAIHESWTDGKETMLNQKDYETASLSEIKALLKKHEAFESDLAAHQDRVEQIAAIAQELNELDYYDSPSVNARCQKICEQWDVLGALTQNRRESLERTEKQLESIDELYLEYAKRAAPFNNWMEGAMEDLQDMFIVHNIEEIQGLITAHEQFKATLPEANKEREAIQAIQSEVQKIAQYNGIKLSGTNPYTTITPNSIDSKWDKVQQLVPQRDEALQEELSRQQSNDHLRRQFANQANMVGPWIQNNMEEIGRISIEMNGTLEDQLTHLRQYEQKIIEYKPNIEQLEGNHQLIQEALIFDNKYTAYTMEHLRVGWEQLLTTIARTINEIENQILTRDAKGISQEQLHEYRASFNHFDKDHSGALQAEEFKACLISLGYDVENNKQGDAEFARIMGIVDPNNTGAVTFQAFIDFMSRETTDTDTADQVIASFKILAGDKNYITAEELRRELPPDQAEYCISRMAPYRGSDAAPGALDYMSFSTALYGESDL
- the LOC124402737 gene encoding alpha-actinin-4 isoform X2, with translation MVDYHAANNPYQYSGQQSYMEQENDWDRDLLLDPAWEKQQRKTFTAWCNSHLRKAGTQIENIEEDFRDGLKLMLLLEVISGERLPKPERGKMRVHKINNVNKALDFIASKGVKLVSIGAEEIVDGNAKMTLGMIWTIILRFAIQDISVEETSAKEGLLLWCQRKTAPYKNVNVQNFHISWKDGLAFNALIHRHRPELINYDKLRKDDPVTNLNNAFEVAEKYLDIPKMLDAEDIVGTLRPDEKAIMTYVSCFYHAFSGAQKAETAANRICKVLAVNQENEHLMEDYEKLASDLLEWIRRTIPWLENRAPEKTMVEMQQKLEDFRDYRRVHKPPKVQEKCQLEINFNTLQTKLRLSNRPAFMPSEGKMVSDINGAWHNLEGAEKGYEEWLLNEIRRLERLDHLAEKFRQKAAIHESWTDGKETMLNQKDYETASLSEIKALLKKHEAFESDLAAHQDRVEQIAAIAQELNELDYYDSPSVNARCQKICEQWDVLGALTQNRRESLERTEKQLESIDELYLEYAKRAAPFNNWMEGAMEDLQDMFIVHNIEEIQGLITAHEQFKATLPEANKEREAIQAIQSEVQKIAQYNGIKLSGTNPYTTITPNSIDSKWDKVQQLVPQRDEALQEELSRQQSNDHLRRQFANQANMVGPWIQNNMEEIGRISIEMNGTLEDQLTHLRQYEQKIIEYKPNIEQLEGNHQLIQEALIFDNKYTAYTMEHLRVGWEQLLTTIARTINEIENQILTRDAKGISQEQLHEYRASFNHFDKDHSGALQAEEFKACLISLGYDVENNKQGDAEFARIMGIVDPNNTGAVTFQAFIDFMSRETTDTDTADQVIASFKILAGDKNYITAEELRRELPPDQAEYCISRMAPYRGSDAAPGALDYMSFSTALYGESDL